Proteins co-encoded in one Paracoccus aestuarii genomic window:
- a CDS encoding TRAP transporter substrate-binding protein translates to MDRRSFLTRASIGGAAAAAGTVLAAPAIAQEAPQITWRMASSFPKSLDTIYGGGEEMAERLAEATDGRFQIQVFSAGEIVPGLDAINATGDGTVECSHSVGYYNWGRDPAFACGADLPFTFSARAKNAYNYHGGGIDRYNEFLDQYNLISYPGGNTGVQMGGWYRREINSLADLQGLKMRIPGLSGRVLEKLGVVPQQIAGGDIYPSLERGTIDAAEWVGPYDDIKLGFQRVAPYYYYPGFWEGGPTVSFFVNKGQWDQLPEGYKSVFRTCAQAVDQNMLAKYDYLNPTALKELVATGAQLRSFSEEILEASFQAAQEVYAEVSQENESFKTQYEAMLQFRDDWYLYQQTAEYTFDTFMMIQQRNGGLVSEG, encoded by the coding sequence CTGGACCGCCGGTCCTTTCTGACGCGCGCCTCGATCGGGGGTGCGGCCGCGGCTGCAGGGACCGTGCTGGCGGCCCCCGCCATCGCGCAGGAGGCGCCGCAGATCACCTGGCGCATGGCCTCCAGCTTTCCCAAGTCGCTGGACACCATCTATGGCGGCGGCGAGGAGATGGCCGAACGCCTGGCCGAGGCCACCGATGGCCGCTTCCAGATCCAGGTCTTCTCGGCGGGCGAGATCGTCCCCGGCCTCGACGCGATCAACGCCACCGGCGACGGCACGGTCGAATGTTCGCATTCGGTGGGCTATTACAACTGGGGCCGCGACCCGGCCTTTGCCTGCGGGGCGGACCTGCCCTTCACCTTCTCGGCCCGGGCCAAGAACGCCTACAACTATCACGGCGGCGGCATCGACCGCTACAACGAGTTCCTGGACCAGTACAACCTGATCAGCTATCCCGGCGGCAATACCGGCGTGCAGATGGGCGGCTGGTACCGGCGCGAGATCAACAGCCTGGCCGACCTGCAGGGGCTGAAGATGCGCATTCCGGGCCTGTCGGGCCGGGTGCTGGAAAAGCTGGGCGTCGTGCCCCAGCAGATCGCGGGCGGCGACATCTATCCCTCGCTGGAACGCGGCACGATCGACGCGGCCGAATGGGTCGGCCCCTATGACGACATCAAGCTGGGCTTCCAGCGGGTCGCGCCCTATTACTACTATCCCGGTTTCTGGGAGGGCGGCCCGACGGTCAGCTTCTTCGTGAACAAGGGCCAATGGGACCAGCTGCCCGAGGGCTACAAGTCGGTCTTCCGCACCTGCGCGCAGGCCGTGGACCAGAACATGCTGGCCAAGTACGACTATCTGAACCCGACCGCCCTGAAGGAGCTGGTGGCCACCGGCGCCCAGCTGCGGTCCTTCAGCGAGGAGATCCTGGAGGCCTCGTTCCAGGCCGCCCAGGAGGTCTATGCCGAGGTCTCGCAGGAGAACGAGTCCTTCAAGACCCAGTACGAGGCGATGCTGCAGTTCCGTGACGACTGGTATCTATATCAGCAGACGGCGGAATACACCTTCGACACCTTCATGATGATCCAGCAGCGCAATGGCGGCCTGGTCAGCGAAGGCTGA
- the oppB gene encoding oligopeptide ABC transporter permease OppB: MFAFILRRLAVAIPTLLLLIIFSFILMSVAPGGPFTGERALPPAVLANLEAQYGLNDPLWLQIWNYLVAVVVHFDFGPSFVYPDRSVNQLIANGFPVTLTYGGTSFVVAVVTGVALGVAAAIWHNTWLDYLAVGISIGAQVLPNFVMAPLLVLVFTLWYRLLPGGGWSFNDPSFWIMPVIALSTSYMASIARITRSSMLEVLGSNHIRTARAKGMPEHRVILRHALKPAMLPVISYLGPVFVSMITGSVVIDIYFSTGGIGKAFVDSALNRDYAVMMGVTILIGALTILFNLIVDVLYAWIDPKIRY, encoded by the coding sequence GTGTTCGCATTCATCCTGCGGCGGCTGGCCGTGGCTATTCCCACGCTGCTGCTGCTGATCATCTTCTCGTTCATCCTGATGAGCGTGGCGCCCGGCGGCCCGTTCACCGGGGAACGTGCCCTGCCGCCCGCCGTGCTGGCCAACCTGGAGGCGCAATACGGGCTGAACGACCCGCTCTGGCTGCAGATCTGGAACTATCTGGTCGCGGTGGTCGTGCATTTCGATTTCGGCCCCAGCTTCGTCTATCCCGACCGCAGCGTGAACCAGCTGATCGCCAACGGCTTTCCCGTGACGCTGACCTATGGCGGGACCTCCTTCGTGGTGGCGGTCGTGACCGGCGTGGCCTTGGGCGTCGCCGCGGCGATCTGGCACAATACCTGGCTGGATTACCTGGCCGTCGGCATCTCGATCGGCGCGCAGGTGCTGCCGAACTTCGTCATGGCGCCGCTGCTGGTTCTGGTCTTCACGCTCTGGTACCGGCTGCTGCCCGGCGGCGGGTGGTCGTTCAACGATCCCAGCTTCTGGATCATGCCGGTGATCGCGCTGTCGACCAGCTACATGGCGTCCATCGCGCGGATCACCCGGTCGTCGATGTTGGAGGTGCTGGGTTCGAACCACATCCGCACCGCGCGCGCCAAGGGGATGCCCGAACATCGCGTCATCCTGCGCCATGCGCTGAAGCCCGCGATGCTGCCGGTGATCAGCTATCTGGGGCCGGTCTTCGTGTCGATGATCACCGGGTCGGTGGTCATCGACATCTATTTCTCGACCGGCGGCATCGGCAAGGCCTTCGTCGATTCCGCGCTGAACCGCGATTATGCGGTGATGATGGGCGTGACGATCCTGATTGGCGCGCTGACCATCCTGTTCAACCTCATCGTCGACGTGCTCTATGCATGGATCGACCCCAAGATCAGGTACTAA
- a CDS encoding TRAP transporter large permease: protein MIDLIAHNLAPIMFFSMVAFLLFGYPIAFALAANGLLFFFFGVFLTPLSDQVNLGWNLLGALGDRVFGVMRNDTLLAIPFFTLMGIILERSRMAEELLDTIGQLFGPVRGGLAYAVILVGALLAATTGVVAASVISMGLISLPIMMRYNYDKSLATGVIAASGTLAQIIPPSLVLIVLADQLGRSVGDMYRAAMVPALALVGVYMAYVLVLSLLRPRAMPALPPEARMLGSGGWSLVAVAVLGVAAFWLGRAWMEGAGIANAGIWAAACAVLVLLVLALLDRGLGTNILSPMTRQVIIVMIPPLALVFLVLGTIFLGIATPTEGGAMGAVGAMALAAAKRRLSFDVMNQALLSTVKLSAFVMFILIGATVFSLTYYSVNGHIWVRDLLTALPGGQTGFLIFACLIIFVLGFFLDFFELAFVIVPLLIPAANALGVDLVWFGVILAMTMQTSFLTPPVGFALFYLRSVAPRREYRDKVTGKMMDAITTLNIYRGAVPFVGLQLVMIAAVVMMPRMVMHYRGPAVDTSTIRIQIPASGGLGGSGASQGGSGVGTLGGLGGSPFGQPASPATPAAPAPGGGLGGGLGLGGPPPGLGGN from the coding sequence GTGATCGACCTCATCGCCCATAACCTTGCGCCCATCATGTTCTTCTCGATGGTGGCGTTTCTGCTGTTCGGCTATCCGATCGCCTTCGCGCTGGCGGCCAACGGGCTGCTGTTCTTCTTTTTCGGGGTGTTCCTGACGCCGCTGTCGGACCAGGTGAACCTGGGCTGGAACCTGCTGGGCGCGCTCGGCGACCGGGTCTTCGGCGTGATGCGCAACGACACGCTGCTGGCCATCCCCTTCTTCACCCTGATGGGCATCATCCTGGAACGGTCCCGCATGGCCGAGGAATTGCTGGACACGATCGGCCAGCTGTTCGGCCCGGTGCGCGGGGGCCTGGCCTATGCGGTGATCCTGGTCGGTGCGCTGCTGGCGGCGACGACCGGGGTGGTGGCGGCCTCGGTCATCTCGATGGGGCTGATCTCACTGCCGATCATGATGCGCTACAATTATGACAAGAGCCTGGCGACCGGGGTCATCGCGGCCTCGGGGACGCTGGCGCAGATCATCCCGCCCTCGCTGGTGCTGATCGTGCTGGCCGATCAGCTGGGCCGGTCGGTGGGCGACATGTACCGCGCCGCGATGGTGCCTGCGCTGGCGCTGGTCGGCGTCTACATGGCCTATGTGCTGGTCCTGTCGCTGCTGCGGCCCCGGGCCATGCCCGCCCTGCCGCCCGAGGCGCGGATGCTGGGATCGGGCGGCTGGTCGCTGGTCGCGGTGGCGGTGCTGGGCGTCGCGGCCTTCTGGCTGGGCCGCGCCTGGATGGAGGGCGCGGGCATCGCCAATGCCGGCATCTGGGCCGCCGCCTGCGCGGTGCTGGTCCTGCTGGTCCTGGCGCTGCTGGACCGGGGACTGGGCACGAACATCCTGTCGCCGATGACGCGGCAGGTGATCATCGTGATGATCCCGCCGCTGGCGCTGGTCTTTCTGGTGCTGGGCACCATCTTTCTGGGCATCGCCACGCCCACCGAGGGCGGCGCGATGGGTGCCGTCGGCGCCATGGCCCTGGCCGCGGCCAAGCGGCGCCTGTCCTTCGACGTGATGAACCAGGCGCTGCTGTCGACGGTCAAGCTGTCGGCCTTCGTGATGTTCATCCTGATCGGGGCCACGGTCTTTTCGCTGACCTATTATTCGGTCAACGGCCATATCTGGGTGCGCGACCTGCTGACGGCGCTGCCCGGGGGGCAGACGGGGTTCCTGATCTTTGCCTGCCTGATCATCTTCGTGCTGGGCTTCTTTCTGGACTTCTTCGAGCTGGCCTTCGTCATCGTGCCGCTGCTGATCCCGGCGGCCAATGCGCTCGGGGTGGATCTGGTCTGGTTCGGGGTGATCCTGGCGATGACGATGCAGACATCCTTCCTGACGCCGCCGGTGGGGTTCGCGCTGTTCTATCTGCGATCGGTCGCGCCGCGCCGGGAATACCGCGACAAGGTCACGGGAAAGATGATGGACGCGATCACCACGCTGAACATCTATCGCGGGGCGGTGCCCTTCGTGGGGCTGCAGCTGGTGATGATCGCGGCGGTGGTGATGATGCCCCGCATGGTCATGCATTACCGCGGCCCGGCGGTCGATACGTCCACCATCCGCATCCAGATCCCCGCATCGGGGGGCCTGGGCGGCAGCGGGGCCAGCCAAGGGGGCAGCGGCGTCGGCACGCTCGGGGGGCTGGGCGGATCGCCCTTCGGCCAGCCGGCCAGCCCCGCCACGCCCGCGGCCCCCGCGCCGGGCGGTGGCTTGGGTGGCGGGCTGGGCCTGGGCGGCCCGCCGCCGGGTCTGGGTGGAAACTGA
- a CDS encoding adenosylcobinamide-GDP ribazoletransferase, giving the protein MARLHQLILALVFLTRLPLGRWLPPRVLPLADAAWAFPLAGLAVAALAVAPMALAGPGLLPAALTLALICWLTGALHEDALADFADAGGGRTPEDRLRIMRDSTIGSFGAAALVAALAIRLTALAAVGPWALIGAAAFGRAVPVALMRGLPPARGDGLGHGAGRPSFRAVAAALVIGAAALILTAPGPVAGLAGVVAGALAGLAVALRARRLLGGQTGDVLGAAILSAETAALVGMALST; this is encoded by the coding sequence TTGGCTAGGCTGCATCAGCTGATCCTGGCGCTGGTCTTTCTGACGCGCCTGCCCTTGGGCCGATGGCTGCCGCCGCGCGTCCTGCCCCTGGCCGATGCGGCCTGGGCCTTTCCGCTGGCGGGCCTGGCGGTCGCGGCGCTGGCCGTGGCGCCCATGGCGCTGGCCGGGCCGGGGCTGCTGCCCGCGGCGCTGACGCTGGCGCTGATCTGCTGGCTGACCGGCGCGCTGCACGAGGATGCCTTGGCCGATTTCGCCGATGCGGGCGGCGGGCGCACGCCCGAGGACCGGCTGCGGATCATGCGCGATTCGACCATCGGCAGCTTTGGCGCGGCGGCCTTGGTCGCGGCGCTGGCGATCCGGCTGACGGCGCTGGCGGCGGTCGGGCCATGGGCGCTGATCGGCGCGGCGGCCTTCGGGCGGGCGGTGCCGGTGGCCTTGATGCGCGGCCTGCCCCCGGCGCGGGGCGACGGGCTGGGCCATGGCGCCGGGCGCCCGTCCTTTCGCGCCGTGGCGGCGGCGCTGGTGATCGGCGCGGCGGCGCTGATCCTGACCGCGCCGGGGCCTGTCGCGGGCCTGGCCGGGGTGGTCGCGGGGGCGCTGGCGGGGCTGGCGGTGGCGCTGCGGGCGCGGCGCCTGCTGGGCGGTCAGACGGGCGACGTGCTGGGCGCCGCGATCCTGTCGGCCGAGACGGCGGCGCTGGTCGGCATGGCCCTCTCGACCTAG
- the cobU gene encoding bifunctional adenosylcobinamide kinase/adenosylcobinamide-phosphate guanylyltransferase gives MKDRGQITLVTGGARSGKSALAERLAARHAMPLIYIATAQPGDAEMAQRILEHQNRRGGSWTTVDEPLDLAGALVRTDGQGVRLVDCLTLWMANAMGSADFGALVVTLRQQSCPVILVTNELGQGIVPDNALARRFRDDHGRMNQAVAQAADQVWMAVAGLPLRLKPRKDDFDDEF, from the coding sequence ATGAAGGATCGGGGACAGATCACGCTGGTGACCGGGGGCGCGCGGTCGGGCAAGTCGGCCTTGGCCGAACGGCTGGCTGCACGCCATGCAATGCCCCTGATCTATATCGCCACCGCACAGCCGGGCGATGCCGAGATGGCGCAAAGAATCCTCGAACATCAAAACCGTCGCGGCGGGTCCTGGACCACGGTCGACGAGCCGTTGGACCTGGCAGGCGCGCTGGTGCGCACGGACGGGCAGGGGGTGCGGCTGGTCGATTGCCTGACGCTATGGATGGCGAATGCGATGGGATCGGCGGATTTTGGCGCGCTGGTGGTGACGTTACGTCAGCAGTCCTGTCCTGTTATCCTGGTCACCAACGAATTGGGTCAGGGAATCGTTCCCGACAATGCGCTGGCCCGCCGCTTCCGCGACGATCACGGGCGGATGAATCAGGCTGTGGCGCAGGCGGCAGACCAGGTCTGGATGGCGGTGGCGGGACTGCCGCTGCGGTTGAAACCCCGAAAGGACGATTTCGATGACGAGTTTTGA
- a CDS encoding peptide ABC transporter substrate-binding protein, which yields MTKFLATTALIGALAMPAFAVEVAEGDTLAENQYFNYWLLDAIKSLDPALNTDVEGSASIRSLFEGLMNEDAQGEMVPGVAESFEVSDDGLTYTFTLREANWSNGEPVTAEDFVYGWQRVVTPETTSEYAWYMELMNVVNATQIVAGEMDPSELGVRAVDDRTFEVTLTTPTPFFINTLSHVTTFPVPRAVVEEHGNAWTQPGNIVGNGAYTLASHNLGVEIVFQKNPEYWDADNVVMETVRGITVNDSNVALTRYQAGELDRVQIPAGQYPRLAQESPDEAISVPRGCSYAYVFNLSDKGPEALKDQRVREAMALSLNREVMVDQILQGGQRPAYSWTHWAIAGFAEPSETFEDMPYEDRVARARELLEEAGYGPQNPVRLSLQYNTDESHRLLAVAAQQFWRPLGIEVTLNNVEWAVHTDRLQNQDFEIARYAWCADYNEASTFLDWFRTDGYNSGKWSNAEFDELLVEARTADDTAPLYQRAEEILAEEVPAVWVYHYSLNEMISPAIKGIPRENLLNTWYAKDLYRVEQ from the coding sequence ATGACCAAGTTTCTTGCGACGACCGCGCTGATCGGCGCGCTGGCCATGCCCGCATTCGCGGTCGAGGTGGCCGAGGGCGACACGCTGGCCGAAAACCAGTATTTCAACTACTGGCTGCTGGACGCGATCAAGTCGCTGGACCCGGCGCTGAACACCGATGTCGAAGGCTCGGCCTCGATCCGGTCGCTGTTCGAGGGGCTGATGAACGAGGACGCGCAGGGCGAGATGGTCCCGGGCGTGGCCGAAAGCTTCGAGGTCAGCGATGACGGCCTGACCTATACCTTCACGCTGCGCGAGGCCAACTGGTCGAACGGCGAGCCAGTGACGGCCGAGGATTTCGTCTATGGCTGGCAGCGCGTGGTCACGCCCGAGACGACCTCGGAATATGCGTGGTACATGGAGCTGATGAACGTGGTGAACGCCACGCAGATCGTCGCGGGCGAGATGGACCCGTCGGAACTGGGCGTGCGCGCCGTGGACGACCGCACCTTCGAGGTGACGCTGACCACGCCGACGCCCTTCTTCATCAACACCCTGTCGCATGTGACGACCTTCCCGGTGCCCCGCGCCGTGGTCGAGGAACATGGCAATGCCTGGACCCAGCCCGGCAACATCGTCGGCAACGGCGCCTATACGCTAGCCAGCCACAATCTGGGCGTCGAGATCGTCTTCCAGAAGAACCCCGAATACTGGGACGCCGACAATGTCGTGATGGAGACCGTGCGCGGCATCACCGTCAATGACAGCAACGTCGCCCTGACCCGCTATCAGGCGGGCGAACTGGACCGCGTGCAGATCCCGGCCGGCCAGTATCCGCGCCTGGCGCAGGAATCCCCCGACGAGGCGATCTCGGTCCCGCGCGGCTGTTCCTATGCCTATGTGTTCAACCTGTCGGACAAAGGCCCGGAGGCCCTGAAGGACCAGCGCGTGCGCGAGGCGATGGCCCTGTCGCTGAACCGCGAGGTGATGGTCGACCAGATCCTGCAGGGCGGCCAGCGCCCGGCCTATAGCTGGACCCATTGGGCCATCGCGGGCTTTGCCGAACCCTCCGAGACCTTCGAGGACATGCCCTACGAGGATCGCGTGGCCCGCGCGCGCGAATTGCTGGAGGAGGCAGGCTACGGCCCGCAGAACCCGGTGCGCCTGTCGCTGCAGTACAATACCGACGAAAGCCACCGTCTGCTAGCCGTCGCGGCCCAGCAGTTCTGGCGCCCGCTCGGCATCGAGGTGACGCTGAACAACGTCGAATGGGCCGTCCATACCGACCGCCTGCAGAACCAGGACTTCGAGATCGCGCGCTATGCCTGGTGCGCGGATTACAACGAGGCCTCGACCTTCCTCGACTGGTTCCGCACCGACGGCTATAACAGCGGCAAGTGGTCCAACGCGGAATTCGACGAATTGCTGGTCGAGGCCCGCACCGCCGATGACACCGCGCCGCTCTATCAGCGCGCCGAGGAGATCCTGGCCGAGGAGGTCCCCGCGGTCTGGGTCTATCACTATTCGCTGAACGAGATGATCAGCCCCGCGATCAAGGGCATCCCGCGCGAGAACCTGCTGAATACCTGGTACGCGAAAGACCTTTATCGCGTCGAGCAGTAA
- a CDS encoding PLP-dependent aminotransferase family protein — protein MGIEDWQPDLTGQPGPKFRALANALREAARSGQLAPGTRLPPMRDLAWRLKVTPGTVARAYQVAAAEGVVESHVGRGSFIAAPRPPRPAPQPLLYESLDHPAGQSDLVDLRIPQLPDCGQARVLARHLTALAADLDADLLDYTPLSRDQDCRDAATDWLGGRALGPVLRGDLVLTHGGQHAITLVMAITLADQAPQVMVEALTYPGIAHAARLMRARTLPVALDDQGMVPEALDRVARASGARLVCLTPSAQNPTLAGMGEDRRAAIVAVARRHDLQILEDECYAPAPGAGMPPSLRALAPERVWHVTSLSKIIAAGLRFGILLCPEGMGQAGRVAAQHSHMGLSQPITGLVTRLLRSGDGARIAVEVQALVEDRLALAQDILGGAGLRSQPGVPVLWLPLPPRWQAVDFVARAAAAGVIVRPASDFAGQGVALPQGVRIALNCRMPRDRLEVALRSLAQLVASSPDAGD, from the coding sequence ATGGGGATCGAGGATTGGCAGCCCGACCTGACCGGCCAGCCCGGCCCCAAGTTCCGCGCCTTGGCCAATGCCCTGCGCGAGGCCGCGCGGTCGGGCCAGCTGGCGCCGGGGACGCGCCTGCCGCCGATGCGCGATCTGGCTTGGCGGCTGAAGGTGACGCCCGGCACGGTGGCGCGCGCCTATCAGGTCGCCGCGGCCGAGGGCGTGGTCGAAAGCCATGTCGGGCGCGGCAGCTTCATCGCCGCGCCCCGGCCGCCGCGGCCTGCACCGCAGCCGCTGCTTTATGAAAGCCTGGATCATCCGGCGGGCCAGTCGGACCTGGTGGATCTGCGCATCCCGCAGCTGCCCGATTGCGGGCAGGCGCGGGTCCTGGCGCGGCATCTGACGGCGCTGGCCGCCGATCTGGATGCCGATCTGCTGGATTACACGCCGCTGAGCCGCGACCAGGACTGCCGGGACGCGGCGACGGACTGGCTGGGCGGGCGGGCCTTGGGGCCGGTGCTGCGCGGGGATCTGGTCCTGACCCATGGCGGCCAGCACGCGATCACGTTGGTCATGGCGATCACCTTGGCCGATCAGGCGCCGCAGGTCATGGTCGAGGCGCTGACCTATCCCGGCATCGCCCATGCCGCGCGGCTGATGCGGGCGCGCACGCTGCCCGTGGCGCTGGACGATCAGGGCATGGTCCCCGAGGCGCTGGACCGGGTCGCGCGGGCCAGCGGCGCGCGGCTGGTCTGCCTGACGCCATCGGCCCAGAACCCGACCCTGGCCGGGATGGGCGAGGATCGCCGCGCCGCCATCGTCGCCGTCGCCCGCCGCCATGACCTGCAGATCCTGGAGGATGAATGCTATGCCCCCGCGCCGGGGGCGGGCATGCCCCCCAGCCTGCGCGCCTTGGCGCCGGAACGGGTCTGGCATGTCACCAGCCTGTCCAAGATCATCGCGGCGGGGCTGCGATTTGGCATCCTGCTCTGCCCGGAGGGGATGGGCCAGGCGGGCCGCGTCGCCGCCCAGCACAGCCATATGGGCCTGTCGCAGCCGATCACCGGGCTGGTCACGCGGCTGCTGCGGTCGGGCGACGGGGCGCGGATCGCGGTCGAGGTGCAGGCGCTGGTCGAGGATCGGCTGGCCCTGGCCCAGGACATCCTGGGCGGGGCGGGCCTGCGCAGCCAGCCCGGCGTGCCGGTGCTGTGGCTGCCCTTGCCGCCGCGCTGGCAGGCGGTGGATTTCGTGGCGCGGGCGGCGGCGGCGGGGGTGATCGTGCGCCCGGCCTCGGATTTCGCGGGGCAGGGCGTGGCGCTGCCCCAGGGGGTGCGCATCGCGCTGAACTGCCGGATGCCGCGCGACCGGCTGGAGGTCGCGCTGCGCAGCCTGGCGCAGCTGGTGGCGTCATCCCCCGATGCGGGGGATTGA
- the cobT gene encoding nicotinate-nucleotide--dimethylbenzimidazole phosphoribosyltransferase, producing MTSFDTEAADAARARQDQLTKPQGSLGRLEELAVFMAGWQGRARPRIDRAQALVFAGNHGVAAQGITPFPPQVTAAMVANFAAGGAAINQLCRAADARLQVEALDLDRPTADFTQGPALTGAELDAAMARGADAVDPDAQILLLGEMGIGNSTVSAALAAASFGGRAEDWVGPGTGAHGAMLAAKQRVVTEGLARHVTVTTRDTLLAFGGREQAAICGAILRARDLRIPVILDGFICTAAAAVLTRDDPQALEHCLIGHESAEPGHRRLIAALAMRPVLSLDMRLGEGTGAAVALMVLRAALECHDGMATFAEAGIG from the coding sequence ATGACGAGTTTTGATACGGAAGCGGCCGATGCCGCCCGCGCGCGCCAGGACCAGCTGACCAAGCCGCAGGGATCGCTCGGCCGGCTGGAGGAGCTGGCCGTCTTCATGGCCGGCTGGCAGGGCCGGGCGCGGCCGCGGATCGACCGGGCGCAGGCGCTGGTCTTTGCGGGCAATCACGGCGTCGCGGCCCAAGGGATCACGCCCTTTCCCCCGCAGGTGACCGCGGCCATGGTCGCCAATTTCGCGGCGGGCGGGGCGGCGATCAACCAGCTCTGCCGCGCGGCGGATGCCCGCCTGCAGGTCGAGGCGCTGGATCTGGACCGCCCCACCGCCGATTTCACCCAAGGCCCCGCCCTGACCGGGGCCGAGCTGGACGCGGCCATGGCACGCGGCGCGGATGCGGTGGATCCTGATGCCCAGATCCTGCTGCTGGGCGAGATGGGGATCGGCAATTCCACCGTCTCGGCGGCCTTGGCGGCGGCGAGCTTCGGCGGCCGGGCCGAGGACTGGGTCGGCCCCGGCACCGGCGCCCATGGCGCGATGCTGGCCGCCAAGCAGCGCGTGGTGACCGAAGGGCTGGCCCGCCATGTCACCGTCACCACCCGCGACACGCTGCTGGCCTTTGGCGGACGCGAACAGGCGGCGATCTGCGGCGCGATCCTGCGCGCGCGCGACCTGCGCATCCCGGTGATCCTGGACGGCTTCATCTGCACCGCCGCGGCGGCGGTCCTGACCCGCGACGACCCGCAGGCGCTGGAGCATTGCCTGATCGGCCATGAAAGCGCCGAGCCGGGCCACCGCCGCCTGATCGCCGCCCTGGCCATGCGCCCCGTCCTGTCGCTGGACATGCGCTTGGGCGAGGGCACGGGCGCGGCTGTGGCCCTGATGGTGCTGCGCGCGGCGCTGGAATGCCATGACGGCATGGCCACCTTTGCCGAGGCCGGGATTGGCTAG
- a CDS encoding TRAP transporter small permease subunit, producing the protein MGGLLALSRGIDRLTTVIGRSVAWLILLAILVSAGNAISRKLFSLSSNAWLEAQWYLFGGAFMLAAAWTLLENEHIRIDVIYGRWSRRVQHWIDLIGTLFFLLPFTTIMLYLTWPVFLRSWRGGEISMNAGGLMLWPARGVLMLGFALLFIQGLSELIKKIAVMRGLIPDPHHHTNPHDAAGKEAGLMTAARDHDLAGTNRHDDPESRA; encoded by the coding sequence ATGGGCGGCCTGCTGGCCCTGTCGCGCGGCATCGACCGCCTTACAACCGTGATCGGCCGGTCGGTGGCCTGGCTGATCCTGCTGGCCATCCTGGTCAGCGCCGGAAACGCCATCTCGCGCAAGCTGTTCAGCCTGTCCTCGAACGCCTGGCTGGAGGCGCAGTGGTATCTGTTCGGCGGCGCCTTCATGCTGGCCGCCGCCTGGACGCTGCTGGAGAACGAGCATATCCGCATTGACGTGATCTATGGCCGCTGGTCGCGCCGGGTCCAGCACTGGATCGACCTGATCGGCACGCTGTTCTTCCTGCTGCCCTTCACCACGATCATGCTGTATCTGACCTGGCCCGTCTTCCTGCGCAGCTGGCGCGGGGGCGAGATCTCGATGAATGCGGGCGGGCTGATGCTGTGGCCCGCACGCGGCGTGCTGATGCTGGGCTTCGCGCTGCTGTTCATCCAGGGCCTGTCCGAGCTGATCAAGAAGATCGCCGTCATGCGCGGCCTGATCCCCGACCCCCATCACCATACCAACCCCCATGACGCCGCCGGCAAGGAGGCCGGGCTGATGACCGCCGCCCGCGATCACGACCTGGCCGGGACCAACCGCCACGACGACCCGGAGAGCCGCGCGTGA